From a single Candoia aspera isolate rCanAsp1 chromosome 2, rCanAsp1.hap2, whole genome shotgun sequence genomic region:
- the LOC134491184 gene encoding anionic trypsin-like isoform X1, whose translation MKVLWIFAFLGAAVAATLDENDDDKIVGGYTCRRNSVPYQVSLNAGYHFCGGSLIHDQWVLSAAHCFKSRLAVKLGAYNIRNPEGDEQIIIAEKIIVHPNYNSWLLDNDIMLIKLASPAELSRSVSPITLGYGCPAVGTHCLVSGWGNTLSEGVNYPDYLQCLNAPILSDEECQAAYPGQITENMVCVGYLEGGKDSCQGDSGGPVACDGVLQGIVSWGVGCALPGYPGVYTKVCRYINWIHETIAAN comes from the exons ATGAAAGTCCTGTGGATCTTTGCCTTCCTCGGAGCAGCAG TTGCTGCCACCTTGGATGAGAATGACGACGACAAGATTGTTGGAGGATATACCTGTCGGAGAAACTCTGTCCCTTATCAGGTGTCACTGAATGCCGGTTACCATTTCTGTGGCGGTTCCCTCATCCATGACCAATGGGTCCTTTCGGCTGCTCACTGCTTCAAATC CCGCCTTGCTGTGAAACTGGGAGCCTACAATATTAGGAACCCAGAAGGGGATGAGCAGATTATCATCGCTGAAAAAATAATTGTCCATCCAAACTACAACTCTTGGCTCTTGGATAATGATATTATGCTCATCAAACTGGCGTCACCGGCTGAACTTTCCAGAAGTGTCTCACCCATCACCTTGGGCTATGGATGTCCGGCTGTTGGTACCCACTGCCTTGTCTCAGGATGGGGTAACACTCTCAGTGAAGGTG TAAACTACCCTGATTATCTACAGTGCCTGAATGCTCCAATCCTAAGTGATGAGGAATGTCAAGCTGCTTACCCAGGACAAATTACTGAAAACATGGTCTGTGTTGGCTACCTAGAGGGCGGCAAAGACTCTTGCCAG GGGGATTCTGGTGGCCCAGTGGCTTGTGATGGAGTGCTCCAGGGCATTGTCTCCTGGGGAGTAGGTTGTGCTCTGCCTGGCTATCCTGGAGTTTACACCAAAGTCTGCAGATACATCAACTGGATCCATGAAACCATTGCTGCTAACTGA
- the LOC134491184 gene encoding anionic trypsin-like isoform X2, producing MKVLWIFAFLGAAVAATLDENDDDKIVGGYTCRRNSVPYQVSLNAGYHFCGGSLIHDQWVLSAAHCFKSRLAVKLGAYNIRNPEGDEQIIIAEKIIVHPNYNSWLLDNDIMLIKLASPAELSRSVSPITLGYGCPAVGTHCLVSGWGNTLSEGVNYPDYLQCLNAPILSDEECQAAYPGQITENMVCVGYLEGGKDSCQGDSGGPVACDGVLQGIVSWGVGCALPGYPGVYTKVCRYINWIHETIAAN from the exons TTGCTGCCACCTTGGATGAGAATGACGACGACAAGATTGTTGGAGGATATACCTGTCGGAGAAACTCTGTCCCTTATCAGGTGTCACTGAATGCCGGTTACCATTTCTGTGGCGGTTCCCTCATCCATGACCAATGGGTCCTTTCGGCTGCTCACTGCTTCAAATC CCGCCTTGCTGTGAAACTGGGAGCCTACAATATTAGGAACCCAGAAGGGGATGAGCAGATTATCATCGCTGAAAAAATAATTGTCCATCCAAACTACAACTCTTGGCTCTTGGATAATGATATTATGCTCATCAAACTGGCGTCACCGGCTGAACTTTCCAGAAGTGTCTCACCCATCACCTTGGGCTATGGATGTCCGGCTGTTGGTACCCACTGCCTTGTCTCAGGATGGGGTAACACTCTCAGTGAAGGTG TAAACTACCCTGATTATCTACAGTGCCTGAATGCTCCAATCCTAAGTGATGAGGAATGTCAAGCTGCTTACCCAGGACAAATTACTGAAAACATGGTCTGTGTTGGCTACCTAGAGGGCGGCAAAGACTCTTGCCAG GGGGATTCTGGTGGCCCAGTGGCTTGTGATGGAGTGCTCCAGGGCATTGTCTCCTGGGGAGTAGGTTGTGCTCTGCCTGGCTATCCTGGAGTTTACACCAAAGTCTGCAGATACATCAACTGGATCCATGAAACCATTGCTGCTAACTGA